The DNA sequence ACGGTGGGTGGAATATACTTCGAACCGGATGTATAGAACAACAAATAATAGTGTTGAATTAATAGAAGAAAATAAAATGGAAGTAGGGCTGCGACCGAACGCAGGAACAGAACGTCCCTCATTGACGTACCGAACAACGGCAGATGCGGATATGCCATCCGTCGATCGGGACAGGTCGCATCGACTGACTGACGATGTGTCGAACTCGACAGCCGCGTCGACTGGAGCCTCTCGTGGCTCCAGCCCACGGCGTTCCAGTCGGAATCTCAGGCAGGATCGACACCAGCGCTGGGGGCCGGAACATGCAGCGCCAGCCGATGACGATAGCGACCGAACGCAAGCAGCGTTCCGTTCGGATACCGATCCGAATCCGGGCTCGGCACATCGTGGGCAATCTGGGAGTCGTGACGACGGACATCCCTGGCCGGACGAAACACGACAATCACCGATCCAACGACCGGGGCTATCGATCGATCCCGCTCCTGACTCGACTCACCACCACGGGCACCGCTTCGATGGCGTCGACGTGCCATCGGGCACTGACCCACGCTTCGACGCCGATGTCGATCGTGCCGTCCAGGAACTCTATCGGAAACTCGAGCGGAAACTCAGGATCGAGCGCGACCGGAGGGGGCTGTAGATGAGTGCCCGGAGCGGCAAACTCGAGAAAGCCCAGCTCATGATCGTCAACGGGAAACAGAAGGGCGAAACGATCGAGTGTGCGTTTAACCCGAATGCCTACACGGTCGAAAAGAGCGTCAACTACGGCGAACTCAAGGCAACGGGGTCGGGAGCGTCGATCATGCAGTTCGTCGATGGGAACGCTGAAACACTGTCGATGGAACTGTTTTTCGACACGACCGATGAACTCGATTCGAACGGGTCGCCCGATACGAAGCAGGTGGATGTCCGCGAGCGATACACACAGCACATCGATACGCTCCTGTCGGTCGACGGGGAGTTACACGCGCCGCCGGTGTGTCGGTTCGTCTGGGGCGATGGGATCGATTTCACGGCGTTGCTCCAGCGGGCGAACAAACAGTTCACGAAGTTCCTCCCGAGTGGCGTTCCCATCCGCGCTCGAGTGAACGTCGTGTTCAAGGAATACAAGACAGCCGATTATCACAAGTCGGAGGTGTCTCCGGAGTCGACGGACAAGACCAAGGTCTGGACGGTCACTGACGGCGACACTCTCTGGTTGATCGCTGCCGAGGAGTACGGCGACGCCGCACACTGGCGGACCATCGCGAACCACAACGATATCGAGAATCCCCGCGCGATCGAGACGGGCGACACGCTCGAGTTACCGCCATTGTAGCTATGCAGACTGGAACGAGCATTCAGCCACGCTACTCGCCGCGGTTCAGGGTCGATGTCGGTGATACGACGTTTCAGGAACCGGGCGGTCGAATCGCAGATCTCGTCGTCGAGACGACGCTCGACGGCGCGGACCGGTTTTCGTTCACGCTCAACTTTCCGTTCGACGAGGAACTCGGCGAGTTCAGCGGGCTGACGTGGGACGATTTCGCAATCGGGACGGCCATCGAAATCGCGATGGGGTATGGCGGCGACGGAACCCTGACACCGTTGCTAACTGGCTCGATTCGATCGATCAACGCCGAGTTCACGACCGATCGAGGACCGTCGGTTACGGTCTCCGGCTACGGGCTACTCTGGGAGCTCATGCAAGGAACGAGTTCGGAGTCGTGGACGGAGACCACGGTCGGAGAGGTCGTCACGGACGTGCTATCGTCGTACTCGTTTTCGACGGTCGACGTCTCGGACGCGGCGATCAACCGCGAAACGCTGATCCAGGACGGACAAAGCGATTACCGGTTCGTCCAGCAGCTGGCCGAGACCTACGGATTCGAGTTCTATGCCGAACGGGATACCGTCCGGTTTCGGCCCCACTCGGCGAAAGCCGAGGATGACGAACCGGTCGCCGAACTGTGGTACGGCGAGGCACTCCACGATTTCTATGCAGAGATCACACAACGAACGCAGGTCGACGAAGTCGAGGTTCGGAGCTGGGACGGCCAGAACAAATCGGAAATCGTCGCCACCGCCGGTAGCCCGAACGCGAACTACAAGGAAGTGTTTCGAGTCCAAGCCATGTCACGGAACGAAGCGGAACGAGTCGCCGAAACGAAGCTGAATCGATTCTCCAACGGCGTCATCACCGGCCACGGTGAGGCCGACGGCACGCCGACGATCAGGGCCGGTGCCGTCGTCCGACTCGAGGAACTGGGCGAGCGCTTCTCGTCGGACTACTACGTAACCGATGCGACCCACCGGATGGGGAGCGCTGGCTATCGAACGTCGTTCGACGTAACGGAGGTATCTTCGTGAGACCTACCGGATTCATCGATGGCGGTGGCACGGACGACGGTGGCATCCGCGGCGTCGCTATCGGGATCGTGACGGACAACGAGGACCCGAAGGACCTCGGTCGGGTGAAGCTCCGGTTCCCGTGGCGTGACGCCGACGACGAGAGCCACTGGGCTCGGATCGCGACCGAGATGGCAGGTACCGAGTACGGCACCTACTTTCTGCCGGAGATCGACGACGAAGTGCTGGTCGCGTTCGAGAACGGCGACGTTCACAGGCCCTTTGTCATCGGTGCGCTGTGGAACGGCACGCAGAAACCACCGCAGACGAACGACGACGGGAAAAACGATATCCGCGAGATACGGTCCCGTAGTGATCACGTCATCGCGTTTGACGACGCCGACGATGGCAGCATCACGATTCGGACGACTGGCGGCAACGAGATCGTGATCGACGATTCGGGAGCTTCCGAGACGATCCGGATCTGCGACGCAGACGCCGACAATAGTCTCACGCTCGACTCGGCAAGTGGTGCGGTCGAGATCGACGCGAAATCAGAACTATCGCTGTCGGCATCGACGATCGCTCTCGATGGAAATTCGGTGACGATCTCGGGTACGAAGGGAGTCACGATCTCGGGGAACGGGCCGATAGATGTCGACAGCAAGGCAAAACTCTCGCTCTCCGGGTCGATGCTCGATATCGATGGGGCTGGAATAGTAAAAATTAAGGGAAGTTTAATTGAATTGAATTAACTAAGAGAATCATGAAGCCTGCAGCGAGGCTCGGTGATCAGACAGCACACGGGACACCACTTACCGGGACAGCCAGTCCGAACGTCCTGATCGGGACGCGGCCCGCATGGCGGGCGCTAGTTGACGTCCACACGTGTCCGCTCGTTACGGGAGCCGTCCCTCACGTGGGTGGCACCGTCTCGAAGGGCAGTACAAGCGTGTTGATCAACGGGATGCCCGCCGCGCGGATGGGCGATACGATCGTTGAAAGCGGCCCGCCGAATACGATCACAAGCGGGTGTCAAACAGTCCTGATCGGCTGACTCATGTCGGATACATTTCTCGGAACGGGCTGGGCGTTTCCAGTGGAGACGGACCCTCGAGGCTCAGTTCGGACCGCCGACGCCGAAGACGATATCCGGGACGCGATCCGTATTATTCTCGGGACCGCCAAAGGTGAGCGGGTGATGCGGCCCGAATTCGGTTGTGCAATTCACGACCACGTGTTTTCGGCCGTGACGCCGGCAACACTGAACGTCATCGAAAGTAGCGTTCGTGAAGCGCTCGTCCGGTGGGAGCCCAGAATCGACATCGAAGACGTCGACGCACGGCTGGACGACGAGCAGCCGAGCGTAGTCCGCATCGGGATCGAGTACCGGGTACGAACGACCAATAGCCTCTCGAATATGGTGTATCCGTTCTACATCACCGAGGGTGATGGATGAGCCAACGCCCGATCGTTGACGACAGAGACCGGGAAGCGTTGTATGCCGAGTTACGGGAGCTTGCAGCACAGTACACCGAATCCTGGGGTCCGTCAACGGACGACAACGCGACGGTTCTGTTGCGGATCTTCTCGCACCTCGGTCGAGACGTGATCCAGCGGTTGAACGATATGCCTGCAAAACACCGACTCGCGTTCCTCGACACGCTCGGATTCGACAGACGACCGCCACAGGCTGCGCGGCTCCCGTTGACGTTCGAGGTGTCGACCGACATCGATCGCAACGTTGCGATCCCCGGTGGGACGCAAGCAGTCGCGGAACCAAACGACGGACCGACACAACTCTTCGAGCTCCCACAGGACGGCGGATTCGAAGCGACCGGCGCGTCGCTGACGGATGTGATCGCGGTCGATCCGTCCGCAGATCGAATCGTCGATCACAGCGAGCGCCGAACTGGCGACGAGTCCGTCGAACTGTTCTCCGGTGAAACCCTTCAGGAACACGTTCTGTATCTGGCCCACGACGATCTCCTCACGCTCGAGGCCGGCTCTCCGATCACGATAACGGTCGAGACGACCGTTGACAGATCCGTTCTCGAGACTGAGCTCGTCTGGGAGTATTACGGTGAAGCCGACGATGGGACGGTCGGTTGGCAGCCACTCGAGCAGTGGAATCGCGCTCCATCGGTCGATGACGACTCCGGTCTCAATGCACTCCGGAAGCGACTGCAGTCTGAGGCGTCGTCACGGGCTGACGACGATCGGGTCGAACTTCGATTTCGGCTCCCCGGTGAGACGGTTCACCACACCGTCGACGGCGTCGAGAGTCGCTGGCTTCGCTGCCGAATCGCCGGCGACGGAGCCGATTTCGAGTCGTTCTCGATGCGCCTCCAGTCAATCTCGGCCAGCACCGGTCGCGACACACGCGAGGACGCGCTCGTTCCCGATCGTTTGTTGTCGAACGACGTGCCTCTCTCGACGGACGCTGAGAGTAATATCTGGCCACTCGGACGATTGCCACACCCCCCTTCGACGTTTTACGTCGCGTCCGAGGAGGCGTTTACCAAACGAGGTGCAATCGTCGAGATACGGCTCGAGCCACCTGCCGACCCCGATGTGGACGGGGCCACTGCCGTAGCGGACCCCGACGCAATCGAGGAGGTCACCGTCGATGTCACCGACCACGGCGAGGACGGATCATCGATTCAGGGTGCCGGGGTACTCGATGGGCCACCGGAACTCTCCTGGGAGTACTGGACCGGCAGCGGCTGGAGTCGTTTGCCCGTCCTCGCAGACGAGACGAACGATTTGCAAACTGCCGGTCGTGTTCGCTTTTCGGTCCCTGCGGACATCGAGTCGACGGCGGTGTCGGGCCACGAAAGCGTCTGGATCCGCGCTCGGCTGGTCCGCGGGAACTACGGTCAGCCATCACTCGGTGTCACCGATGCCGGCGCACGCGGATCGCTCGCCGATTCGCCCAACCCGCCACGCTTTGGCGGTGTGTCGATCCATTATGACTGCAACCAACAGCCGTTCGAGGCGATCCGTACGAAGAACAACGCGTCTCTAAACAGCGTATCCCCGGAATACGGCGGGTCACTGACGCCGTTTGTGAAACTACCCGACGAGACGCAGACGCTGTATCTCGGTTTTAATGGCACGCTTCGCGATGGACCACTCTCTGTTTTCGTCTCGATCGAGGACAGCACGTATCCGCGTTCATTTGACCCCGGCATGCGCTGGGAGTACTGTTCGGACCCAGACACGCGCGACTGGTCGAAACTCACGGTGCAAGACCGGACCGCCGGCTTGACCGAACGCGGTCTCGTCAGGCTGACGTTTCCCGAACCGACGACCGAATTCGAACTCTTCGGTCGACAGCGCCACTGGATCCGAGCCCGCGTTACGCAAGACGAATTCGACCGACGTCTGGACACCGACGCGCGGTCGACACGATCGGCTGGCGAGACTGACCGACTGCGTCAAACGACGGCTCCGCCAACCCTCGAGGGACTGTATCCGAACACACAGTGGGCTTTCAACACCAGGACGGTCGAAGACGAGGTCCTCGGCTCGAGCGACGGATCACACGATCAGTCGTTTGCGTGTGCCCATGCGCCAGTTATCGACATCGACGTGTGGGTCGATGAGCTCGAGACGCTGTCAACTAGCGAGCGGCGTGACCTCCTGGCCACCCGTCCCGAGGACGTTCGACGCGTTACTGACGCAAGCGGTGACGTGACGGAGTGGTGGGTCCGGTGGCAGCAGGTCGCAGACATGCTGGATTCAGCGCCGACGGATCGACACTTCGTCGTCGACAGAATCGATGGAACCGTCAGCTTCGGCGATGGAAACCAGGGACGAATCCCCCCGGCTGGACAGGGAAATATCACTGTGACGTATACGACTGGCGGTGGCCGAGATGGGAACGTCGCGACCGACACGATCACTGATCTTACGAGTTCGATCCCGCTGGTTACGGACGTCTCGAACCCGAAACCCGCAGACGGTGGCGTTGACACCGAACCCAGAGATGCGCTTGTGTCCCGCACCACAACCCACCTCAAACATCAGGGCCGGGCAGTCACCCCGTCCGACTACGAGCAGGTGGCTACTGCGGTGTTTCGAGAATTAGCGAAAGTCGCCTGTAACCCGTGTGGTGTGGCTGACGACGGCAATATCGTCCTATTGATCGTTCCGGATGTCAGACGGGAAAAACCGATGCCATCGATGGAACTCGAGCAACGGATTCGTGATGCGGTACGCGAACGCGCACCCGCGTCGCTCGTCGAATCCGACGCGTCCCGAATCGTCGTCCGTGGCCCGACGTACGCCGAGGTGTCGGTGTCAGTGTCGGTCTCGCTGTCTCCGGCCGATGCAACGAGCGTCTCGTTACTCAAAGAGGCCATCGAACGGCGACTCGACGAGTTCTTGCATCCGCTCGACGGAAACGGTGGCGAGGGATGGGCCTTCGGTACGAGGCCGTCTGTGGATGCGCTTCTCGATACCGTTACTGATACCAAACACGTCGCTGCTGTGAACGATCTCGACGTGACGGTCGAGGCCGATGGCGACCTCACGTCGCGATCCGGACGGGAGACGATGTCGTCGCTTCCACCGGATGCGCTCGTCTGTAGCGGTACACACGAGGTGAGCGTCTCGATGGCGGGAGGTGAACATCAGTGATTCAAACGAGCCGCCGAGTGCGGATTCGGAGACCGAGTTGCTCTCTCGATCTCCACGTCGTTGGAGGTGACAACTGTGGGACTTGACGTTCCGGAACTCGACGACAGAACCTACGAGGAGATTCTGACCGAGGCCACGAAATTGATTCCGGCCTACGCCGAGGAGTGGACCGATCTTAACCCCCACGACCCCGGTGTTGCGATCCTCGAGGTACTGGCTTGGCTGACGGAAACGTACATCTATCAGCTCGATAGAGTGACGGACGACCACCGCGAGAAATATCTCGCGTTGCTGGGCGAGCGCCGACGACCGCCGACGCCGGCATCAACGCGACTGCGATTACAACTCCCAACCGATACTGCGTGGGCGCACGTTCCGGCTGGGATGCGGCTTTCGGCCACTGAGGCCGACGATGGCGATGCACGCTACTGGTTCGAAACCGACCACCCAGTCACCCTGACGGCGGCGACGCTCGAGTGTGTGCTGACGGTGACCGATACTGGACAAACCGATAATACGCACGCAAACCGGACTGACGGAATGTTCTACCGTGCGTTCGGCGACGACCCTGCCGCCGGAGACGCGTTCTATCTGGGATTCGACGTCGATCCGTTCGCTCACGCGCGAACGCTGACTCTGACTGTTCGCTATCACGACGAGGACCTGTCCGACCCGGTGACGCACGGATCGATCGAGCCGTCGTTTACACCCTCCGTTGATCCGGCCTGGGAGTATCGCCACGAAGACGACGACGCGTGGCGACGGCTCGTCGTGGAGGCCGACGGAACGAACGCGTTCTATCGGGACGGCCAGCTCACGCTGGCGCTGCCCGACGATAGGTTGGCGTCCGAGAACGACGCTGACAGTCTCGAGCTCCCGGCTGACAATCAGTCGTCGGCACGGACCTGGCTCCGTTGTCGTCTCGAGACGGCTGGATACGAGATCCCGCCGCAGTTTGACGCCATCGAACCGAACGTCGTCTCGGTTAGCCACCGCCTGTCGGTGACCGACGAGGAACTGACGACCGTCGATCGCCTCGACGATGTGCCGGCACTCGATGGCCAGACCTACGCCTTCGAGCGGTCGCCGGTGCTTTCTGTGACGGTATTCGTCGACGGTCATCGGTGGCACGAGGTTCCGGACTTCGATGCGTCGGGTCCCGACGATGACCATTTCGTCCTTGATCGGGAGGGCGGAACCATCACGTTCGGCGACGGAATCACGGGTCGTGTTCCACCTGCTGACGCCTCCATCGTCGCCGACTACGTCGCTGGTGGCGGTGCGGCGGGGAACGTTCCGACGACCGCCGCGTGGCACGTCTCCGACCCGACCGTCTCGATTGAGGGACCAGTCGACGGCGCTGACATCGATCTGGTTCCACTAGGTGCGGCGACCGGCGGCTCCGATGGGGAGTCGATCGACGACGCACTCACCCGTGTTCG is a window from the Natrinema sp. HArc-T2 genome containing:
- a CDS encoding LysM peptidoglycan-binding domain-containing protein, whose amino-acid sequence is MSARSGKLEKAQLMIVNGKQKGETIECAFNPNAYTVEKSVNYGELKATGSGASIMQFVDGNAETLSMELFFDTTDELDSNGSPDTKQVDVRERYTQHIDTLLSVDGELHAPPVCRFVWGDGIDFTALLQRANKQFTKFLPSGVPIRARVNVVFKEYKTADYHKSEVSPESTDKTKVWTVTDGDTLWLIAAEEYGDAAHWRTIANHNDIENPRAIETGDTLELPPL
- a CDS encoding phage late control D family protein, whose protein sequence is MQTGTSIQPRYSPRFRVDVGDTTFQEPGGRIADLVVETTLDGADRFSFTLNFPFDEELGEFSGLTWDDFAIGTAIEIAMGYGGDGTLTPLLTGSIRSINAEFTTDRGPSVTVSGYGLLWELMQGTSSESWTETTVGEVVTDVLSSYSFSTVDVSDAAINRETLIQDGQSDYRFVQQLAETYGFEFYAERDTVRFRPHSAKAEDDEPVAELWYGEALHDFYAEITQRTQVDEVEVRSWDGQNKSEIVATAGSPNANYKEVFRVQAMSRNEAERVAETKLNRFSNGVITGHGEADGTPTIRAGAVVRLEELGERFSSDYYVTDATHRMGSAGYRTSFDVTEVSS
- a CDS encoding phage baseplate assembly protein V produces the protein MRPTGFIDGGGTDDGGIRGVAIGIVTDNEDPKDLGRVKLRFPWRDADDESHWARIATEMAGTEYGTYFLPEIDDEVLVAFENGDVHRPFVIGALWNGTQKPPQTNDDGKNDIREIRSRSDHVIAFDDADDGSITIRTTGGNEIVIDDSGASETIRICDADADNSLTLDSASGAVEIDAKSELSLSASTIALDGNSVTISGTKGVTISGNGPIDVDSKAKLSLSGSMLDIDGAGIVKIKGSLIELN
- a CDS encoding PAAR domain-containing protein gives rise to the protein MKPAARLGDQTAHGTPLTGTASPNVLIGTRPAWRALVDVHTCPLVTGAVPHVGGTVSKGSTSVLINGMPAARMGDTIVESGPPNTITSGCQTVLIG
- a CDS encoding GPW/gp25 family protein, producing the protein MSDTFLGTGWAFPVETDPRGSVRTADAEDDIRDAIRIILGTAKGERVMRPEFGCAIHDHVFSAVTPATLNVIESSVREALVRWEPRIDIEDVDARLDDEQPSVVRIGIEYRVRTTNSLSNMVYPFYITEGDG
- a CDS encoding putative baseplate assembly protein, encoding MSQRPIVDDRDREALYAELRELAAQYTESWGPSTDDNATVLLRIFSHLGRDVIQRLNDMPAKHRLAFLDTLGFDRRPPQAARLPLTFEVSTDIDRNVAIPGGTQAVAEPNDGPTQLFELPQDGGFEATGASLTDVIAVDPSADRIVDHSERRTGDESVELFSGETLQEHVLYLAHDDLLTLEAGSPITITVETTVDRSVLETELVWEYYGEADDGTVGWQPLEQWNRAPSVDDDSGLNALRKRLQSEASSRADDDRVELRFRLPGETVHHTVDGVESRWLRCRIAGDGADFESFSMRLQSISASTGRDTREDALVPDRLLSNDVPLSTDAESNIWPLGRLPHPPSTFYVASEEAFTKRGAIVEIRLEPPADPDVDGATAVADPDAIEEVTVDVTDHGEDGSSIQGAGVLDGPPELSWEYWTGSGWSRLPVLADETNDLQTAGRVRFSVPADIESTAVSGHESVWIRARLVRGNYGQPSLGVTDAGARGSLADSPNPPRFGGVSIHYDCNQQPFEAIRTKNNASLNSVSPEYGGSLTPFVKLPDETQTLYLGFNGTLRDGPLSVFVSIEDSTYPRSFDPGMRWEYCSDPDTRDWSKLTVQDRTAGLTERGLVRLTFPEPTTEFELFGRQRHWIRARVTQDEFDRRLDTDARSTRSAGETDRLRQTTAPPTLEGLYPNTQWAFNTRTVEDEVLGSSDGSHDQSFACAHAPVIDIDVWVDELETLSTSERRDLLATRPEDVRRVTDASGDVTEWWVRWQQVADMLDSAPTDRHFVVDRIDGTVSFGDGNQGRIPPAGQGNITVTYTTGGGRDGNVATDTITDLTSSIPLVTDVSNPKPADGGVDTEPRDALVSRTTTHLKHQGRAVTPSDYEQVATAVFRELAKVACNPCGVADDGNIVLLIVPDVRREKPMPSMELEQRIRDAVRERAPASLVESDASRIVVRGPTYAEVSVSVSVSLSPADATSVSLLKEAIERRLDEFLHPLDGNGGEGWAFGTRPSVDALLDTVTDTKHVAAVNDLDVTVEADGDLTSRSGRETMSSLPPDALVCSGTHEVSVSMAGGEHQ
- a CDS encoding putative baseplate assembly protein codes for the protein MTTVGLDVPELDDRTYEEILTEATKLIPAYAEEWTDLNPHDPGVAILEVLAWLTETYIYQLDRVTDDHREKYLALLGERRRPPTPASTRLRLQLPTDTAWAHVPAGMRLSATEADDGDARYWFETDHPVTLTAATLECVLTVTDTGQTDNTHANRTDGMFYRAFGDDPAAGDAFYLGFDVDPFAHARTLTLTVRYHDEDLSDPVTHGSIEPSFTPSVDPAWEYRHEDDDAWRRLVVEADGTNAFYRDGQLTLALPDDRLASENDADSLELPADNQSSARTWLRCRLETAGYEIPPQFDAIEPNVVSVSHRLSVTDEELTTVDRLDDVPALDGQTYAFERSPVLSVTVFVDGHRWHEVPDFDASGPDDDHFVLDREGGTITFGDGITGRVPPADASIVADYVAGGGAAGNVPTTAAWHVSDPTVSIEGPVDGADIDLVPLGAATGGSDGESIDDALTRVRRARRTPSRAVTADDYRSIAAQTPGLRIGRTNVLVEDDEITVVVVPFAPPDVGAPEPSEGFVRAVRQHVAERKLLSDRVCVTGPQYVGLEIEVTGHARARYAGSGHDVAVRTAIEEFIHPLTGDGGDGWPFGHTLYRSDVIDRLTELDVIDRIDEVAITAHGGATVDDGAVHIDDTALFAVEDVTTSLSIRPDSATGGE